One genomic region from Chthoniobacterales bacterium encodes:
- a CDS encoding tetratricopeptide repeat protein codes for MAAVGPLRICVVVLLGMAPQARPGIAARTRTTMEALEARAKQNPQDHAAWNRIADARLALAVSSGDLANLERAEQAVVQSLRAVPAESNWSALLLRTRIELALHRFQEARQSAEYLGRLDPESADALGLLGDAFFNLGEDAAAESSWLKMAGRDPANLFLIEPRLAQLALFRGRNSEAAARYRKILEAGKDAEGDVGAWANVQLGALAFRSGDWAKAGEYYDAALNARPQYYPALDHQAELRGAEGRFNEAVALYTSLIEQTRRPELMQALGDLYLSSGKKEAAASWHNKALSAYLVSVEKGEATCFHHLAILYSDSLNEPEHAVEWARRDLTFRHTISAYDTLAWALYKTGSVGEARDVILRILSLNPSDPGILYHAGTILMRVGDLSAGRLKLQEALAVNPRYNTFHVHRE; via the coding sequence ATGGCTGCCGTTGGTCCGCTTCGGATTTGTGTGGTCGTGCTTCTCGGCATGGCGCCGCAAGCGCGGCCCGGAATTGCCGCGCGGACGCGAACCACGATGGAAGCACTCGAGGCGCGCGCGAAACAGAATCCGCAGGATCATGCCGCGTGGAATCGAATCGCCGACGCGCGTCTCGCCCTCGCCGTTTCGAGCGGCGACCTGGCCAACCTCGAGCGCGCCGAGCAGGCGGTCGTGCAATCACTTAGGGCGGTTCCCGCGGAATCAAACTGGTCCGCCCTGCTCTTGCGCACCCGGATAGAACTGGCGCTCCATCGGTTCCAGGAAGCCAGGCAGAGTGCGGAATATCTGGGCCGTTTGGACCCGGAGAGCGCGGACGCGCTTGGACTGCTCGGTGATGCATTCTTCAATCTCGGCGAGGACGCGGCGGCCGAATCAAGCTGGCTCAAAATGGCCGGGCGCGATCCGGCTAACCTTTTTCTGATCGAACCGCGGCTGGCGCAGCTCGCTTTGTTTCGAGGCCGCAACTCGGAGGCAGCCGCGCGCTATCGGAAAATCCTGGAAGCGGGCAAGGATGCGGAGGGCGACGTGGGGGCCTGGGCCAATGTGCAACTGGGTGCGCTCGCCTTTCGATCCGGAGATTGGGCAAAGGCGGGCGAATATTATGACGCGGCCCTCAACGCGCGCCCGCAATATTATCCGGCTCTGGACCACCAGGCGGAATTACGCGGGGCCGAGGGCCGGTTCAATGAGGCGGTTGCGCTCTACACTTCGTTGATTGAACAGACGCGGCGTCCTGAGCTCATGCAGGCGCTCGGCGATCTTTATCTTTCCTCCGGAAAAAAAGAGGCAGCCGCTTCCTGGCATAACAAAGCTCTCTCGGCCTACCTCGTGTCAGTGGAAAAAGGCGAAGCGACCTGCTTCCATCATCTCGCGATCCTTTACAGTGACAGCTTGAACGAACCCGAGCACGCCGTGGAGTGGGCCCGCCGCGACCTGACGTTCCGCCACACAATAAGTGCTTACGATACGCTGGCCTGGGCGCTCTACAAAACAGGATCTGTTGGAGAGGCCCGCGATGTGATCCTGCGAATCCTTAGCCTCAACCCGAGCGATCCAGGCATCCTTTATCACGCAGGAACTATCCTGATGCGAGTGGGCGATCTGTCCGCAGGCAGACTGAAGTTACAGGAAGCTTTAGCGGTTAATCCCCGCTACAACACGTTTCATGTTCATCGGGAATGA
- a CDS encoding HupE/UreJ family protein, with protein sequence MSRSLLYFIVLLECSLVTAAGHPVAQGSMEIVTAADHLRIVANVSSEEAFVADTLGHDKSAASLNEVWTRHGDYLLNHLEVVVDGLSLTGKVDAIAPAKETEQIRYDLSFEIPPHLRPPRSVTLKQHVLNEFSFAPGNPWEATYVVRIPNAYPPRDGVLFTSREPLSFNCSAGGAGPGANENTTLAFVRHGIHHILSGYDHLLFVAGLVLAVTTLWDLVKVITAFTLAHSLTLTLSVLDVVRLSNRIVEPMIAASIVFVALQNLAAPSQSRGRLRLMIAFGFGLFHGLGFAGGLLSAMEGMQTTAVATAIIAFSVGVELGHQIVALPLFAVMKLTRRAGESGPVPGPVHQWTLRLGSAAIFLAGAAYLVAALRWVT encoded by the coding sequence ATGAGCCGGTCCCTCCTTTATTTCATCGTCCTTCTTGAATGTTCGCTCGTGACCGCGGCCGGGCACCCGGTCGCGCAAGGCTCGATGGAAATCGTGACCGCCGCCGACCACCTCCGGATAGTGGCCAACGTTTCGTCTGAGGAAGCATTCGTGGCCGACACTCTCGGGCACGACAAGAGCGCAGCAAGCCTGAATGAGGTGTGGACTCGCCATGGCGATTATCTTTTGAACCACCTCGAGGTCGTGGTCGACGGACTGTCACTTACCGGAAAGGTCGATGCTATCGCGCCGGCCAAGGAAACGGAACAGATAAGATACGATCTAAGTTTTGAAATACCTCCCCACCTCCGCCCGCCACGCTCCGTTACCTTGAAGCAGCATGTCCTGAACGAATTCTCCTTCGCGCCGGGGAATCCCTGGGAAGCAACTTATGTCGTTCGAATCCCAAACGCCTATCCACCGCGCGACGGCGTCCTCTTTACTTCGCGTGAGCCCCTTAGTTTCAACTGCTCCGCAGGCGGAGCTGGACCAGGCGCCAATGAAAACACCACTCTTGCGTTTGTCCGGCACGGTATTCACCACATTCTTAGCGGATATGACCATCTGCTCTTCGTGGCCGGGCTCGTCCTCGCGGTGACTACGCTTTGGGATTTGGTCAAGGTCATTACTGCGTTCACCCTGGCCCATAGCTTGACGCTTACCCTCTCGGTGCTCGATGTCGTCCGCCTGTCCAATCGCATCGTAGAACCGATGATCGCGGCCAGCATCGTGTTCGTCGCGCTGCAAAACCTCGCCGCTCCCAGCCAGAGCCGCGGACGCCTGCGCTTGATGATTGCCTTTGGCTTCGGGCTCTTCCATGGCCTTGGATTTGCCGGAGGCTTGCTCTCCGCGATGGAAGGCATGCAAACCACCGCGGTCGCCACGGCGATCATCGCCTTCAGTGTGGGCGTCGAGCTTGGCCATCAAATCGTGGCGCTCCCTTTATTCGCCGTGATGAAGCTAACCCGGCGTGCCGGCGAATCCGGCCCCGTGCCGGGACCGGTTCATCAATGGACGTTGCGGCTTGGCTCGGCGGCGATTTTCCTGGCCGGCGCGGCTTATCTCGTCGCAGCCTTGCGTTGGGTTACATGA
- a CDS encoding amidohydrolase family protein: MLLAGKRTTGVVFLLLALAGCRSTELRLTTEQEQIRRELAVISPRDDSLAKDSPIIDIHTHTFNARYLPLRNVLLGKRDAAPPLTWLISDSCAATLAHALIERTELSPVPGSDGAARMESASQAQEHRDNGWICGIFLKLLDKAAASGAWRKGMSPRDQLAALDAVADRMNFQEKAAVMMATRMMGMDNHVDMSPNGLRGAVRFLWFLTQNDADQTRLFALQYKGAPMRGTPLMVSHMMDLAPVYDQEPSGNELLDFAKDQIRRVELFHKRPNSNMIYFVAYAPYRDYWRGGHAGDALELVRSAIENHGAWGVKVYPPSGYRPAGNSIEPRPTGIRSQAAAQQWDARYGPLSGDKNHALDEKLEKLLLWCIEKDVPVFVHSGTGEFEARKGYGFHNSNPSFWRQFLDNHPAPDGSPCRLRLCLGHAGGGDYWFGGKNAVSWGSDTYEMCRRFPNVYCEITTHAELVAPNSQAFFVDRLAKSFDDSQRDASGKPYPFSFAKKLIYGTDWYLPDASERQTVLVATEQAFLHKKLRRHYKDYFFGNALRYLNAGTRLNRSNASTAVEERLEEALALSAD, translated from the coding sequence ATGCTTCTGGCCGGCAAGAGAACGACAGGCGTTGTCTTTCTACTCCTCGCGCTCGCCGGCTGTCGATCCACTGAGCTACGCCTGACCACGGAGCAGGAGCAGATCAGGAGGGAGTTGGCGGTCATCTCCCCGCGCGATGACTCCCTCGCGAAAGACAGCCCGATCATCGACATCCACACCCACACTTTCAACGCGCGCTACCTGCCCTTGCGCAATGTCTTGCTCGGCAAACGAGATGCCGCACCGCCTCTTACCTGGCTTATTTCAGATTCATGCGCGGCCACCCTGGCCCATGCCTTGATCGAACGAACGGAGCTGTCGCCAGTCCCCGGCAGCGACGGCGCGGCCCGGATGGAGTCCGCCTCGCAGGCGCAGGAACACCGCGACAACGGGTGGATCTGCGGAATTTTTCTCAAGCTTCTCGATAAAGCTGCCGCCTCCGGAGCCTGGCGCAAAGGCATGTCTCCCCGGGATCAACTCGCGGCGCTCGATGCTGTCGCCGACCGAATGAATTTCCAGGAAAAGGCCGCAGTGATGATGGCGACTCGCATGATGGGCATGGACAACCACGTGGACATGAGCCCGAACGGCCTTCGCGGCGCGGTCCGATTCCTTTGGTTCCTGACTCAGAACGATGCCGACCAGACCCGTCTCTTTGCCTTGCAATATAAAGGCGCGCCGATGCGGGGGACGCCGCTCATGGTGTCCCATATGATGGATCTCGCTCCGGTCTACGATCAGGAGCCGAGTGGAAACGAGCTTCTCGATTTTGCCAAAGACCAGATTCGTCGCGTCGAACTGTTTCATAAACGTCCAAACTCAAACATGATTTACTTTGTCGCTTATGCTCCCTACCGCGACTATTGGAGAGGCGGGCACGCAGGCGATGCCCTGGAATTGGTTCGCTCAGCTATCGAGAATCATGGGGCCTGGGGAGTAAAAGTTTATCCGCCCTCCGGTTATCGCCCCGCTGGGAACAGCATCGAACCAAGACCTACCGGAATTCGATCGCAGGCCGCGGCTCAACAGTGGGACGCGCGCTATGGGCCTTTGTCGGGCGACAAGAATCACGCGCTCGATGAGAAGCTCGAGAAACTCCTCCTCTGGTGCATCGAGAAAGATGTTCCGGTGTTCGTCCATTCCGGCACAGGCGAATTCGAAGCGCGCAAAGGCTACGGCTTCCACAATTCCAATCCTTCGTTCTGGCGGCAATTTCTGGACAACCATCCGGCTCCCGATGGCTCGCCGTGCCGGCTCCGATTATGTCTCGGTCACGCGGGAGGCGGTGATTACTGGTTTGGCGGCAAGAACGCCGTGAGCTGGGGCAGCGACACCTACGAGATGTGCCGAAGATTTCCGAATGTTTATTGTGAGATTACGACCCACGCCGAGTTAGTAGCTCCAAACAGCCAGGCGTTCTTCGTCGATCGCCTCGCGAAATCGTTTGACGATTCACAACGCGACGCGAGCGGCAAACCTTACCCATTTTCTTTTGCCAAAAAGCTTATTTACGGCACCGACTGGTATCTGCCCGATGCGTCAGAGCGGCAAACGGTGCTGGTCGCAACCGAGCAGGCTTTTCTCCATAAGAAACTCCGACGCCATTACAAAGACTATTTTTTCGGGAATGCCCTTCGCTATCTCAATGCCGGAACACGGTTGAACCGCAGCAACGCCTCGACTGCGGTGGAAGAACGCCTGGAGGAAGCGCTCGCTCTCTCGGCGGACTGA